The Sabethes cyaneus chromosome 3, idSabCyanKW18_F2, whole genome shotgun sequence DNA window CCGTCACGCCACAGCTTGCCGGATGGACCATCAACGGTCTTTTGAGTTGCAGTGGTAGCGTGAACAGTAGTCATCAGACCTTCCAGGATTCCGAAGTTATCGTTGATAACCTTGGCAAGTGGAGCCAAGCAGTTGGTGGTACAAGAAGCATTCGATACGATCTTCATCGATGGTTCATAAGCATCCAGGTTGACACCGACAACGAACATCGGTGCATCAGCCGAGGGAGCCGAGATGATAACCTTCTTGGCACCGCCTTCCAAATGAGCTGAGGCCTTGTCGATTGTAGTGAACACACCGGTCGATTCAACAATGTATTCGGCTCCAGCCTTACCCCATGGGATAGCTTTCGGGTCACGTTCCTGGAAGACCTGGATCTTCTGGCCGTTGACAACCAGCTGACCGTCCTGGGCGGAAACTTCTCCCTTGAAGCGTCCATGAGTCGAATCATACTTGAACAGGTAAACCATGTAGTCAACACCGATAAAGGGATCGTTGACGGCTACCACCTGGGCGCCCTTGGCAATGGCAGCACGCAGAACCAGACGACCGATGCGGCCAAATCCGTTGATTCCGATCTTCGACATGTTGATGTTTTTTTAGTACTGTAGAACGGAGAAAGGAAATGAGAGAAAACATTAACACCTAATGAAGTTGTTCGCTTCCACACTACTGCTATTTTCACTTTGCAAGGTATGCTTTTTATTATGCTGTAATAACATCCT harbors:
- the LOC128744046 gene encoding glyceraldehyde-3-phosphate dehydrogenase 1, coding for MSKIGINGFGRIGRLVLRAAIAKGAQVVAVNDPFIGVDYMVYLFKYDSTHGRFKGEVSAQDGQLVVNGQKIQVFQERDPKAIPWGKAGAEYIVESTGVFTTIDKASAHLEGGAKKVIISAPSADAPMFVVGVNLDAYEPSMKIVSNASCTTNCLAPLAKVINDNFGILEGLMTTVHATTATQKTVDGPSGKLWRDGRGAAQNIIPAATGAAKAVGKVIPALNGKLTGMAFRVPTPNVSVVDLTCRLQKPASYDQIKQKVKEASQGPLKGILDYTEEEVVSTDFVGDTHSSIFDAKAGIQLSDTFVKLISWYDNEYGYSNRVVDLIKFMQTKD